One window of the Bradyrhizobium sp. NP1 genome contains the following:
- a CDS encoding TRAP transporter substrate-binding protein: MRRSVLALLLSLSSVLPAMAQDKPVNLKISLWIPASLPLVPAYTAWGQSMQKASGGTITSTVFPSEQLGKAFDHYDMARDGIVDVAYVNPGYQPGRFPIIALGQIPFTFRDGHSGTQAIDAFYRKYAEKEMKDVHFCFAFIHDPGTLHSRVKITTPSDLKGVKVRPAQSTVGQMVTLLGGTNVQASAPESRDAIERGVADAIFFPWNSMFNFGIDKVVKYHLDVPLYTSVFVTVMNKAKYDAMSPAQKKVVDDHCTTEWAEKVAGPWTDFEAAGHERMRQQPGHEFVELSEAQIAEWRASVAPLFDRWAASVKEAGADPAQVAAELKVAIGKYEAAK; this comes from the coding sequence ATGCGACGTTCGGTTCTTGCCTTGCTGTTGTCACTGTCGTCGGTCCTTCCAGCCATGGCGCAGGACAAGCCGGTCAACCTGAAAATCTCGCTGTGGATCCCGGCGTCGCTGCCGCTGGTGCCGGCCTACACGGCATGGGGGCAGTCGATGCAGAAGGCCTCCGGCGGCACCATCACCTCGACGGTGTTTCCCTCCGAGCAGCTCGGCAAGGCGTTCGATCATTACGACATGGCGCGCGACGGCATCGTCGACGTCGCCTATGTCAATCCCGGCTATCAGCCTGGCCGGTTTCCGATCATCGCACTCGGCCAGATCCCCTTCACCTTCCGCGACGGACACAGCGGCACGCAGGCGATCGATGCGTTCTACCGCAAATATGCCGAGAAGGAGATGAAGGACGTGCATTTCTGCTTCGCCTTCATTCACGATCCCGGCACGCTGCATTCGCGCGTCAAGATCACCACGCCGTCCGACCTGAAGGGCGTCAAGGTGCGGCCGGCGCAGAGCACCGTCGGCCAGATGGTCACGCTGCTCGGCGGCACCAACGTGCAGGCCTCCGCGCCGGAATCGCGCGACGCCATCGAGCGCGGCGTGGCGGACGCGATCTTCTTTCCCTGGAATTCGATGTTCAATTTCGGGATCGACAAGGTGGTCAAATATCATCTCGACGTTCCGCTCTATACCAGCGTGTTCGTCACCGTGATGAACAAGGCGAAATATGACGCGATGTCGCCGGCGCAGAAAAAGGTGGTCGACGACCACTGCACCACCGAATGGGCCGAGAAGGTCGCGGGCCCCTGGACCGATTTCGAGGCGGCCGGGCACGAGCGCATGCGCCAGCAGCCGGGTCACGAATTCGTCGAGCTTTCGGAGGCGCAGATTGCGGAATGGCGCGCATCGGTCGCGCCGCTGTTTGATCGATGGGCGGCGTCGGTGAAAGAGGCCGGCGCCGATCCCGCCCAGGTCGCGGCCGAGCTGAAGGTCGCGATCGGAAAATACGAGGCCGCGAAATAG
- a CDS encoding ABC transporter ATP-binding protein: MTAGPLLQTRNLSRRFGGYAAVANVDLAIRRGTIHAVIGPNGAGKTTLFNLITGVLPPSEGEVLIEGADVSGSRPDRIARLGVIRTFQGVRLFSTMTALENVEVGRFCRTHGGFLAALARIPGVATRTETATRKRAEELLDRVGLSKQRHMLAGELALADQRRLEIARALAADPKLLLLDEPVAGMNPVEVHEAAELFRSLCREGTTILITEHHMSLVMAISDVITVMNYGRKIAEGSPEEVRRDPDVLTAYLGTEAAA, translated from the coding sequence ATGACGGCCGGCCCCCTGCTGCAAACGCGCAACCTGAGCCGGCGCTTCGGCGGCTATGCGGCCGTCGCGAACGTCGACCTTGCGATCAGGCGCGGCACCATTCACGCCGTGATCGGTCCCAACGGTGCCGGCAAGACCACGCTGTTCAACCTGATCACGGGGGTCTTGCCGCCGAGCGAGGGCGAGGTCCTGATCGAGGGCGCGGACGTCTCGGGGTCGCGGCCGGATCGCATCGCACGACTCGGCGTGATCAGGACATTCCAGGGCGTGCGGCTGTTTTCGACCATGACCGCGCTCGAAAATGTCGAGGTCGGTCGGTTCTGCCGCACCCATGGCGGTTTTTTGGCAGCGCTCGCGCGAATACCCGGCGTCGCGACGCGTACCGAGACGGCCACCCGCAAGCGCGCCGAAGAACTCTTGGATCGTGTCGGGCTGTCGAAGCAGCGCCACATGCTCGCCGGCGAGCTCGCGCTCGCCGACCAGCGGCGGCTCGAAATCGCGCGCGCGCTCGCGGCCGATCCGAAGCTTCTGCTGCTCGATGAGCCGGTCGCTGGCATGAACCCGGTCGAGGTGCACGAGGCCGCCGAGTTGTTCAGGTCGCTCTGCCGGGAAGGCACGACGATCCTGATCACCGAGCATCACATGAGCCTGGTCATGGCGATCTCCGACGTCATCACCGTCATGAACTATGGTCGCAAGATCGCCGAGGGGTCGCCCGAAGAGGTCAGGCGTGATCCTGACGTGCTGACCGCCTATCTCGGCACGGAGGCCGCCGCATGA
- a CDS encoding amidohydrolase, which produces MSALDPNLVLHNGRIYTVDAADSVAEALAIRGDEILAVGRSRDILEMCGRSTRVTDLRGRAVVPGFVDAHPHLDDVGLRMVLPSFDNPKSIDEVLGVIKAEVARRKAGEWIVFNPLAGEPEAFSYPKVFGEGGWPTRHDLDKVSPDNPVYIQPQLMLAPGAAIANSAALRAAGLDRGATAPEGVVIGRDADGELTGVFLDYNFPKVMPDTFGGFHPGRAFFPMIPAISEETVYRGIETAMAAFNRAGVTAIYEGHGIPKGPQRVYLDLWARRKLTVRTYFVISYPVAIYNDAAARDRLIAETALYAGGDGFGDDLLKFGGLGFSFDSATAIGASLMRQPYLGARGYPWTGIQLTSDENFRDILFRAARAGLRLQVQCAGGGAIDKVLGMFSEIDHETPIRDRRFVIEHCQFPSAENMALCRELGIIPTSTTNFLWNYGSVYLRSFGEKMAADAIPFRTWLDAGVLVAQSTDGRPYDPIFSFWQMLARRDGVTGHAFGLPGQKLTRNEALRLYTYNAARAAFWEHRIGSLGAGKLADLVVLSDDIMTMPEDGIREARVLATLLGGDVVHDTGLFG; this is translated from the coding sequence ATGAGCGCCCTCGACCCGAATCTCGTGCTTCACAATGGCCGCATCTACACGGTTGATGCCGCCGACAGCGTCGCCGAGGCGCTTGCGATCCGCGGCGACGAAATTCTGGCGGTTGGCCGCTCGCGCGATATTCTCGAGATGTGCGGGCGAAGCACCCGCGTGACCGACCTCCGAGGTCGCGCGGTGGTGCCCGGCTTCGTCGACGCCCATCCGCATCTCGACGATGTCGGCCTGCGCATGGTGCTGCCGTCCTTCGACAACCCGAAATCGATCGATGAGGTTCTCGGTGTCATCAAGGCCGAGGTCGCCAGGCGCAAGGCGGGCGAATGGATCGTGTTCAATCCGCTTGCCGGCGAGCCCGAGGCGTTTTCGTATCCGAAGGTGTTCGGCGAGGGCGGCTGGCCGACGCGGCACGATCTCGACAAGGTCTCGCCCGACAACCCTGTCTATATCCAGCCGCAATTGATGCTGGCGCCGGGTGCGGCGATCGCCAATTCGGCGGCGCTGCGTGCGGCGGGACTCGACCGCGGTGCGACCGCGCCCGAAGGCGTCGTCATCGGCAGGGATGCCGATGGCGAGCTGACCGGCGTCTTCCTCGACTACAATTTCCCGAAGGTGATGCCCGACACATTCGGCGGCTTCCACCCGGGGCGCGCCTTCTTTCCGATGATCCCGGCGATCAGCGAGGAGACCGTCTATCGCGGCATCGAGACCGCGATGGCCGCCTTCAACCGTGCCGGCGTCACCGCGATCTATGAAGGCCACGGCATCCCCAAGGGACCGCAGCGCGTCTATCTTGATCTGTGGGCGCGCAGGAAGCTGACGGTTCGCACCTATTTCGTGATCTCCTATCCGGTTGCGATCTATAACGATGCCGCGGCGCGCGACCGCCTGATCGCTGAGACCGCGCTCTATGCCGGCGGCGATGGCTTTGGCGACGATCTCCTGAAATTCGGCGGCCTCGGCTTCTCCTTCGACAGCGCAACCGCGATCGGCGCCTCGCTGATGCGTCAGCCTTATCTCGGCGCGCGCGGCTATCCCTGGACCGGCATCCAGCTCACCAGCGACGAGAACTTTCGCGACATCCTGTTTCGCGCCGCGCGCGCAGGCTTGCGGCTGCAGGTGCAATGCGCGGGCGGTGGTGCGATCGACAAGGTGCTCGGCATGTTCAGCGAGATCGATCACGAGACGCCGATCCGCGATCGGCGCTTCGTCATCGAGCATTGCCAGTTTCCGAGCGCGGAGAACATGGCGCTGTGCCGCGAGCTTGGAATCATCCCGACCAGCACCACCAACTTCCTCTGGAATTACGGCTCGGTCTATCTGCGCAGCTTCGGCGAGAAGATGGCGGCGGATGCGATCCCGTTCCGCACCTGGCTCGATGCCGGCGTGCTGGTGGCGCAATCGACCGACGGACGCCCGTACGATCCGATCTTCTCGTTCTGGCAGATGCTGGCGCGGCGCGACGGCGTCACAGGTCACGCGTTCGGCCTGCCCGGGCAGAAGCTGACCCGCAACGAGGCGCTGCGGCTCTACACGTATAACGCCGCGCGCGCGGCGTTCTGGGAGCATCGCATCGGCTCGCTCGGAGCCGGCAAGCTTGCCGATCTCGTCGTGCTCTCGGACGACATCATGACGATGCCGGAGGACGGTATTCGTGAAGCGCGGGTGCTGGCCACGCTGCTCGGCGGCGACGTGGTCCACGATACCGGATTGTTTGGATAA
- a CDS encoding MBL fold metallo-hydrolase: MQTWMIGNTSVTRIEEQVGPNDLPAGAFLPDLKREKFAPHLPWLVPVHYDPATDKLITSNHSWLIRTNSHTILLDSCAGNHKNRPWLPRFHQLNVPFLERLRAAGAAPEDIDIVLCTHLHADHVGWNTRLENGRWVPTFPRARYLFSRIEQQHWDPEIGDRRAKNPARAEMYDDSVLPVIASGQSVLLDGEHAIDDRLLVEPAPGHTPGHVVLHLADGEGRALFCGDVCHHPIQVHEPDWNTRFCEIPEQARATRRQALEHCAEHGALLFPTHFAAPHVARITHAAGAFGVQFVPPRSGG; this comes from the coding sequence ATGCAGACCTGGATGATCGGCAATACGTCGGTGACCCGCATCGAGGAGCAGGTGGGGCCGAACGACCTGCCGGCCGGCGCGTTCCTGCCGGACCTGAAGCGCGAGAAGTTCGCGCCGCATCTGCCCTGGCTGGTGCCGGTTCATTACGATCCCGCGACCGACAAGCTGATCACCAGCAACCATTCCTGGCTGATCCGCACCAACAGCCACACCATCCTGCTCGACAGCTGCGCCGGCAATCACAAGAACCGGCCGTGGCTGCCGCGCTTTCATCAGCTCAACGTGCCATTTCTCGAGCGGCTGCGCGCAGCCGGGGCCGCGCCCGAGGATATCGACATCGTGCTGTGCACTCATTTGCATGCCGATCACGTCGGCTGGAATACGCGGCTGGAGAACGGGCGCTGGGTTCCGACCTTCCCCCGGGCACGCTATCTGTTTTCCCGGATCGAGCAGCAGCATTGGGACCCTGAAATCGGCGACCGTCGCGCGAAGAATCCGGCCCGCGCTGAAATGTATGACGACAGCGTGCTGCCGGTGATCGCAAGCGGTCAGTCGGTGCTGCTCGACGGCGAGCATGCGATCGACGACCGTCTGCTGGTCGAGCCGGCGCCGGGTCACACGCCCGGCCATGTCGTGCTGCATCTGGCTGACGGCGAGGGCAGGGCGCTGTTCTGCGGCGACGTCTGCCACCATCCGATCCAGGTGCATGAGCCCGACTGGAATACGCGCTTCTGCGAAATTCCGGAGCAGGCCCGTGCGACGCGCAGGCAGGCGCTCGAGCACTGCGCCGAGCACGGCGCGCTGCTGTTTCCGACGCATTTTGCCGCGCCCCATGTCGCGCGCATCACGCACGCCGCGGGCGCCTTCGGCGTACAGTTCGTGCCGCCGCGATCGGGCGGCTGA
- a CDS encoding GntR family transcriptional regulator — MTKTHLLWGPAPRRQIDAPKTLADEAYQRIHDDIIRGEFAPNDKLQPDALRERYNIGLSPVREALSRVALEGLAVAEGQRGFFVAPATRAELLDIADLRINFSVLSLERSIRNGGDEWENAVVTTYYQLNKLENQAHREADTFHDEWERRNRAFHQALESGCGSPWLLHFCDILYDQLERYRRRFVVYTDIDPTIAEEHKQIKELALARDLDACKVLKQHFEHAARVIGGMMEKAEGGKAAPPAKKEKPAARAKEKSGAKRTRARVA, encoded by the coding sequence ATGACCAAGACGCACCTTCTCTGGGGACCGGCTCCCCGCCGCCAGATCGACGCGCCGAAGACGCTGGCCGACGAGGCCTATCAGCGTATCCACGACGACATCATTCGCGGCGAGTTCGCCCCCAACGACAAGCTGCAGCCGGACGCGCTGCGCGAGCGCTACAATATCGGCCTCAGCCCGGTGCGCGAGGCGCTGTCGCGGGTGGCGCTGGAAGGGCTGGCAGTGGCCGAGGGACAGCGCGGCTTCTTCGTCGCCCCGGCGACCCGCGCGGAGCTGCTCGACATCGCCGACCTCCGCATCAATTTTTCTGTGCTGTCGCTCGAGCGCTCGATCCGCAACGGCGGCGACGAGTGGGAGAACGCGGTCGTCACGACCTACTATCAGCTCAACAAGCTGGAAAATCAGGCGCACCGCGAGGCTGACACGTTCCACGACGAATGGGAACGGCGCAACCGCGCCTTTCACCAGGCGCTCGAATCCGGCTGCGGCTCGCCGTGGCTGCTGCACTTCTGCGATATCCTCTACGACCAGCTCGAGCGCTATCGCCGCCGCTTCGTCGTCTATACCGATATCGATCCGACGATCGCCGAGGAGCACAAGCAGATCAAGGAGCTCGCGCTGGCGCGCGACCTCGATGCCTGCAAGGTGCTGAAGCAGCATTTCGAGCACGCCGCGCGCGTGATCGGCGGCATGATGGAAAAGGCGGAAGGCGGCAAGGCCGCGCCGCCGGCGAAGAAGGAAAAGCCCGCCGCGCGCGCCAAGGAGAAGTCGGGCGCAAAGCGGACGCGCGCCCGCGTCGCCTGA
- a CDS encoding branched-chain amino acid ABC transporter permease yields the protein MVLIQQIVNGVMLGSTYSLIAIGYTLVFGVLHLVHLAHGEVFMIGAFVGLQVVLLAGGGVTAAIAAAAVSAALVGVLVYLLAIKPIKARKGHFLAPMISTIGAGIVLQELATRFFGGEQVGFPVQMESHIWHLGGITLTSVQLVILAVSLGLMLALHLFVTMSRVGMAMRATAESMTISHTLGIRSERIIVLTFAIASALAGVAGVLVGMSFNSISPYMGVDMGIKGLAAMLLGGLGNVYGAMLGGLVIGVVEVISVAYLASSYRDAFAFFVIIAVLLLRPRGIFGSTDHVEA from the coding sequence ATGGTCTTGATCCAGCAGATTGTGAACGGGGTGATGCTCGGCAGCACCTATTCCCTGATCGCGATCGGTTACACGCTGGTGTTCGGCGTTCTGCACCTGGTGCATCTCGCGCACGGCGAGGTCTTCATGATCGGGGCCTTCGTCGGTCTTCAGGTCGTGCTGTTGGCCGGTGGCGGCGTCACGGCGGCGATTGCGGCGGCGGCTGTTTCAGCGGCGCTGGTCGGCGTCCTCGTCTATCTCCTTGCGATCAAGCCGATCAAGGCCCGCAAGGGCCATTTCCTCGCGCCCATGATCAGCACGATCGGTGCGGGCATCGTGCTGCAGGAACTGGCCACGCGCTTCTTCGGCGGCGAGCAGGTCGGTTTCCCCGTGCAGATGGAGAGCCACATCTGGCATCTCGGCGGCATCACGCTCACCTCGGTTCAACTCGTGATTCTCGCAGTCTCGCTCGGCCTGATGCTGGCGCTCCACCTGTTCGTGACGATGTCCCGCGTCGGCATGGCGATGCGGGCGACTGCCGAGAGCATGACGATCTCGCACACGCTCGGCATCCGCAGCGAGCGGATCATCGTCCTCACCTTCGCGATCGCGTCGGCGCTCGCTGGCGTCGCCGGCGTGCTGGTCGGCATGTCGTTCAATTCGATCTCACCCTATATGGGCGTCGACATGGGCATCAAGGGACTCGCCGCGATGCTGCTCGGCGGCCTCGGCAACGTCTATGGCGCGATGCTGGGCGGACTCGTGATCGGTGTCGTCGAGGTCATCAGCGTCGCCTATCTCGCTTCCTCCTATCGCGACGCCTTCGCTTTCTTCGTCATCATCGCCGTGCTGCTGTTGCGTCCGCGCGGCATCTTCGGCTCAACCGACCACGTCGAGGCGTAG
- a CDS encoding ABC transporter ATP-binding protein — protein MLAASDIHVSYGKINAVKGVSVEIGHGEIVALIGPNGAGKSTLLKAIAGLLPVRRGSIVFDGAELAGRPAAEVMRRGLALVLEGRSTLKHMTVRENLVLGAYARGDHAAIAEDLDQMLTRFPVLRDRLKQRAGTLSGGEQQMLVIARALMSRPRLLMLDEPSLGLAPLVTAKIFELIHALKSVDKVTVLLVEQNANQALQLADRAYVLENGVVALAGKDLANDPRVREAYLGV, from the coding sequence ATGCTGGCCGCTTCCGATATTCATGTCAGCTACGGCAAGATCAATGCCGTGAAGGGCGTTTCGGTCGAGATCGGGCACGGCGAGATCGTTGCGCTGATCGGTCCCAACGGCGCCGGCAAGAGCACGCTGCTGAAGGCCATCGCCGGCCTGTTGCCGGTCCGGCGCGGCAGCATCGTCTTCGATGGCGCCGAGCTCGCGGGTCGCCCGGCGGCCGAGGTGATGCGACGGGGGCTTGCTCTGGTGCTTGAGGGGCGCTCGACGCTCAAGCACATGACGGTCCGAGAGAACCTCGTTCTTGGCGCCTATGCGAGGGGCGACCACGCGGCGATCGCCGAGGATCTTGACCAGATGCTGACCCGCTTCCCGGTGCTGCGCGATCGGCTGAAGCAGCGCGCCGGCACGCTCTCGGGCGGCGAGCAGCAGATGCTGGTGATCGCGCGCGCCCTGATGTCGCGGCCGCGCCTTTTGATGCTGGACGAGCCTTCGCTGGGGCTCGCGCCGCTCGTGACCGCAAAAATCTTCGAGCTGATTCACGCGCTGAAATCGGTGGACAAGGTGACGGTGCTCCTGGTCGAGCAGAACGCCAACCAGGCGCTGCAACTCGCCGATCGCGCCTACGTGCTGGAAAATGGGGTCGTTGCGCTCGCGGGCAAGGACCTGGCGAACGATCCCCGCGTCCGCGAGGCTTATCTTGGAGTATGA
- a CDS encoding isochorismatase family cysteine hydrolase → MTKAILDTVEQRLDPAHTAVMVIDMQNDFCAEGGYVERVVGKDVSACRAVVAPIMELVVAARDSSVPVFWIKANYDPDRLPEGMLAKQREKSAEICCGTGSWGSEFHGVIAAAGEAVIEKSCYSAFVGTEVERLLRERGIRTLVFAGVQTNVCVESSLRDAVCRGFYAVLASDCVASHTLPLHEATVKNVQFLFGDVLDRRAITTVWSAAARAKAS, encoded by the coding sequence ATGACGAAGGCAATACTCGATACGGTCGAGCAGCGGCTCGATCCGGCCCATACGGCGGTGATGGTGATCGACATGCAGAACGATTTCTGCGCCGAGGGCGGCTACGTCGAGCGCGTCGTTGGCAAGGATGTCTCGGCCTGCCGCGCGGTGGTGGCGCCGATCATGGAGCTTGTCGTCGCCGCGCGCGATAGCAGCGTGCCGGTGTTCTGGATCAAGGCCAATTACGATCCGGATCGCCTGCCGGAAGGGATGCTCGCCAAGCAGCGCGAGAAGAGCGCGGAAATCTGCTGCGGCACGGGGAGCTGGGGCAGCGAATTCCATGGCGTGATCGCGGCCGCCGGCGAGGCCGTGATCGAGAAGAGCTGCTACAGCGCCTTCGTCGGTACCGAGGTCGAGCGACTGCTGCGCGAGCGCGGTATCCGCACGCTGGTCTTTGCCGGCGTACAGACCAATGTCTGCGTCGAGAGCAGCCTGCGCGACGCGGTCTGCCGCGGCTTCTACGCGGTGCTCGCCAGCGATTGCGTCGCCTCCCACACCCTGCCGCTGCACGAGGCCACCGTGAAAAATGTCCAGTTTCTGTTCGGCGACGTGCTCGATCGCCGCGCGATCACGACAGTCTGGTCGGCCGCCGCGCGGGCGAAGGCGTCGTGA
- a CDS encoding amidohydrolase family protein, which produces MHAHRIDVHHHILPPGYVRTVGDDRIGPLIVAGKTPDWTPQRSIEAMDRNGIEKSITSISAPGLWFGDVETTRRLTRECNDYAAKMRQDHPGRFGLFASLPLPDVEGSLREIAYALDELKADGIGLLTNYDGKYPGDTLFAPVFDELNRRKAVVYFHPTEAPCCAMHGIGVPAATLEFPFDTTKAVTSLLFGGTFARCRDIRFIFSHAGGTIPFLAERIARLEVRPEFRAAVPDGVMFELKRLFFDTALSANALAFSALLKLVAPEQVLFGSDYPFAPETTMTATVKGLAELGLPTDVLRAIERTNALRLLAR; this is translated from the coding sequence ATGCATGCGCACCGCATTGACGTTCACCATCATATTCTGCCCCCGGGCTATGTGAGGACGGTCGGCGACGACCGCATCGGGCCGCTGATCGTGGCCGGCAAGACGCCGGACTGGACGCCGCAACGGTCGATCGAAGCGATGGACCGCAACGGCATCGAGAAGTCGATCACCTCGATCTCGGCGCCCGGCCTGTGGTTCGGCGACGTCGAGACCACACGACGCCTGACGCGCGAATGCAACGACTATGCCGCCAAGATGCGGCAGGACCATCCCGGCCGCTTCGGCCTGTTCGCGAGCCTGCCGCTGCCCGACGTCGAGGGCAGCCTGCGCGAGATCGCCTATGCGCTCGACGAGCTGAAGGCCGACGGCATCGGCCTGCTGACCAATTATGATGGAAAATATCCCGGCGACACCTTGTTTGCGCCTGTGTTCGACGAACTCAACCGCCGCAAGGCGGTCGTCTATTTTCACCCGACCGAGGCGCCCTGCTGCGCGATGCACGGCATCGGTGTTCCCGCCGCCACGCTCGAATTTCCGTTCGACACGACCAAGGCTGTCACCAGCCTCTTGTTCGGCGGCACGTTCGCGCGCTGCCGCGACATCCGCTTCATCTTCTCCCATGCCGGCGGCACGATCCCGTTCCTGGCCGAGCGGATCGCACGCCTCGAGGTGCGTCCCGAATTCCGCGCCGCCGTGCCCGATGGCGTCATGTTCGAGCTGAAGCGGCTGTTCTTCGACACGGCCCTGTCAGCCAACGCGCTGGCGTTCAGCGCGCTGCTCAAGCTGGTCGCGCCCGAACAGGTGCTGTTCGGCAGCGACTACCCCTTTGCGCCGGAAACCACCATGACCGCGACGGTCAAGGGCCTGGCCGAGCTCGGCCTGCCCACCGACGTGCTGCGCGCCATCGAACGCACCAACGCGCTGCGGCTGCTCGCGCGATAG
- a CDS encoding creatininase family protein translates to MSTDKHSAGYSIFRETMADMTFPELADAAARRAVVLWGLGVIEQHGPHLPLATDVYMPSELLRRVRRLLAEKGVNSVIMPPFYWGVNHVSGLFPGSFVVRPEIMVELMVDLIKSLKKDSFARLFCVSGHGDALHNRTVHAGIKRGAEESGVQAYFVGAPSFFKRIGIEAGDPHVLPTDGEVERPGKYFDVHAGKYETSSMWAVYPGLVKDELLPGLKSTDFVLDDIAEWRKGGEHALRKTPQGYLGDPAASDRGFGEQVMADHAALVAAAIADKVRAAP, encoded by the coding sequence ATGAGCACCGACAAGCATTCGGCCGGCTATTCGATCTTCCGCGAAACCATGGCCGACATGACGTTTCCGGAGCTTGCAGATGCGGCGGCCAGGCGTGCTGTCGTGCTCTGGGGGTTGGGCGTGATCGAGCAGCACGGCCCGCATTTGCCGCTCGCGACCGACGTCTACATGCCCAGCGAATTGCTGCGGCGCGTGCGCAGGCTGCTCGCCGAGAAAGGCGTGAACAGCGTGATCATGCCGCCGTTCTACTGGGGCGTGAACCATGTCAGCGGCCTGTTTCCCGGCAGCTTCGTGGTCCGGCCCGAGATCATGGTCGAGCTGATGGTCGATCTGATCAAGAGCCTGAAGAAGGACAGCTTTGCAAGATTGTTCTGCGTCTCGGGCCACGGCGATGCGCTCCACAACCGCACCGTCCATGCCGGCATCAAGCGCGGTGCGGAGGAGTCCGGCGTGCAGGCGTATTTCGTCGGCGCGCCGTCCTTCTTCAAGCGGATCGGGATCGAGGCCGGCGATCCCCACGTCCTGCCGACCGACGGCGAGGTCGAGCGTCCCGGAAAATATTTCGACGTGCACGCGGGCAAATACGAGACCTCCTCGATGTGGGCCGTCTATCCGGGTCTGGTGAAGGACGAATTGCTGCCAGGCTTGAAGTCGACCGATTTCGTGCTCGATGACATCGCCGAATGGCGCAAGGGCGGCGAGCATGCGCTGCGCAAGACGCCGCAAGGCTATCTCGGCGATCCCGCGGCCTCTGACCGCGGCTTCGGCGAGCAGGTCATGGCTGATCACGCCGCGCTCGTGGCGGCTGCGATCGCCGACAAGGTGAGGGCCGCGCCATGA
- a CDS encoding branched-chain amino acid ABC transporter permease, translating to MVLDPYIESVLIFTGINIILALSLYLPVSAGLLSLGQGGFMAIGAYASAYLTTELHWPFAGALVSGGLVAGIVGLLVGIPSLRIKGVYLVIMTLGFGEIVRVFFLNFEPTGAASGLGGIPTYTTLPVVAIVVALTLLLCFQLRGSRIGRAIEAVREDELAAEVIGINLTRIKVAVFGLGAFVAGIGGGLFAHYATFIDPAQFAFQRSAEIFIMVVLGGMGNFAGAALGAVVVTVLPELLRLGNAQEWRMTVFGALLIAIMIVRPWGLLGVRR from the coding sequence ATGGTGCTCGACCCCTATATCGAGTCGGTCCTCATCTTCACCGGGATCAACATCATCCTGGCGCTCAGCCTTTATCTGCCGGTCTCGGCGGGATTGCTGTCGCTGGGGCAGGGCGGCTTCATGGCGATCGGCGCCTATGCCTCGGCCTATCTGACGACCGAATTGCACTGGCCGTTCGCCGGCGCGCTGGTGAGTGGCGGTCTCGTGGCAGGCATCGTCGGGCTTCTTGTCGGCATCCCCTCGCTGCGCATCAAGGGCGTCTATCTCGTCATCATGACGCTGGGTTTTGGCGAGATCGTGCGCGTCTTCTTCCTGAATTTCGAGCCGACCGGCGCTGCATCAGGCCTCGGCGGCATCCCGACCTATACGACGCTGCCGGTGGTCGCGATCGTCGTGGCACTCACCCTGCTGCTGTGCTTTCAGCTTCGTGGCTCGCGCATCGGCCGCGCCATCGAAGCGGTGCGCGAGGACGAGCTTGCGGCCGAAGTGATCGGCATCAACCTGACGCGCATCAAGGTTGCGGTGTTTGGGCTCGGCGCCTTCGTCGCCGGCATCGGCGGCGGCCTGTTCGCCCACTACGCCACGTTCATCGATCCGGCCCAGTTCGCGTTTCAGCGCTCGGCGGAAATCTTCATCATGGTGGTGCTGGGCGGCATGGGCAATTTCGCCGGCGCGGCCCTGGGCGCGGTGGTGGTGACCGTCCTTCCCGAACTGCTGCGGCTCGGCAATGCGCAGGAGTGGCGCATGACCGTGTTCGGTGCGCTCCTGATCGCGATCATGATCGTCAGGCCCTGGGGCCTGCTCGGGGTGCGCCGATGA